A stretch of DNA from Dioscorea cayenensis subsp. rotundata cultivar TDr96_F1 chromosome 4, TDr96_F1_v2_PseudoChromosome.rev07_lg8_w22 25.fasta, whole genome shotgun sequence:
taaaattgatatttttaggAATGTATgtgtttttatctttgatttgttgtatttatgttctccaagtttattattattgtggccCTTATAAAAGCTAATGCTTGGCAAAATGGCATTCACTTAATCCTCTTGTAGCTTTGTTTCTCGTAATCTGTTATTCTCATCTAAGCAAGGAAAGAGGCAAGCTAGATAGCAAAACTATTAGAGAAGGATGGCAAAAATAAGGTGTATTTTTGGAATAACCTACCTCATTCTTTTCCATGGATTCAATGTTTTAATGCTTGGTTGAACCAAAACAGGTTTGATTTTGGGTCTGACTGAATTAGATTCCCTAGAATAATCCTAATTGAGCTACTTTGAAGTTAATTGAAGTAAATTTCATCTAGTTTAGTTGGATTGGTAATTAGACTGCAATAAGTTCCAAATAAACTAAGTCGATTAAAATAGGGTTGCACATTTATCACATTTATCCTAATTAAGTTTGAGTTAGTCCAAATTTGGCCTTTGTTTGTAGTACAGTTGTTGGCATAAGGAGAAGAGGCAGCTTGATGGTGGTAAAAAATGGACTGTGTTATGTTAATTTATACAATGAATAAGTGAAATCATGGTTGAAAGAGGAGAAATGCACCATGCAGCCTTCCTCTGGGGATCATGTGCCTTCATTAGCTTACTAGGGACATGATACTTTGGTTTAGTTATAGATTTCCTCATCTctctgtgagtgtgtgtgtgtttctagACATTGATGGTATCTTATTTTGTAGTTTTATATCCTTCTTGTTTGCAATTTCTCTGAACCAAAGAATCGGTATTCTACAAATGCTTTTTGCCTTTTGTTTCTATGAGCTTTCTACTGGTGCTACTATGCTATTTATCCGGTGGTATTTATTGTTGCATGAGTGATCCCAACCATCTTCTGCAGATATATGTTCCTACAAATCCTCGAGGTGCGGAAAGATTGCCACCAAATATAATTGTCACAGAATCGGATTTGTACCCCCGTAGATTATGGGGTATCCCAAGCGAGGTACTCTTCAGCTGCTGTATTTTGAATGACAGTTTTATATTgcgattttgtttattttgttacgagaagatcattttccaaaatttttttatggatgGCATTTGTCATTAGGTTGACctgaaaataattttgataattgattttTAGTGAAAATATTTGCATACCAGCTACATCCGGCTGTTTTTCAATCTGTGACTTAGCCAAATTCCTATCTTTGGCAATAGCTGCCCGTGCAAACTTTTACATCCCATAGTTCATAATCGTGAAGCCTTAGTCCAACAgttattcaatatttatttctgTGCTTGGCCTGATCATGCTCGCTGCTTATGTTATTTGCTTGAATGATTTGCAGGACTTGCCCATGAAACAGAAATATCTCGTGACATTCACGGTTGGATACGACcagaaaaataatattgatgCTGCTGTGAAAAAGGTTGGTAAATTTTCATCCAGATTCTTGGTATTGGCAAGAAGACTAGGCAATCAACTAATCTAGAAGCATGATCAAAGCAGTGGTTGTTTATAAGCTTTGTTCATTTGGGCAAAACAACATACATAATGTTGGAAGTTAGATGCTGGTGATcacttaattttttcttttgatgatttatGAAAAACTTGATGCTGTAGATGTTCCTTTCGTTTCCATGTAACGTTTCCTCCTTGCATGCATAATTTATGGAGCAAATTCAGCGAATCAGCTATATTAGCTACCTCATCCCTATTTGGAATTTTTAGTTTGTATTAGAATTTAGATTTTAGATTGTTAGGttactgaaaattaaaaaaaaaaacccccctGAAGAAAATATACCTGTCCCAAAGGAGAATGGAAGCGCATGTATGAATAATGTGCTAAAGGTATTAACCAAATTACTCTAAGATTGCCATGAAAGAGCAAAGTGGAAGGGAATAATATGTATGCCGTGTTTGACTGAGTTCAAAACCTGAACTTTGGTTATTGTTCAAGAAATATGACCATTGGTTTTAGCGGCCAGCACTGACTGTTGACCTTTCAGGTTACTATATGTAAAAGATTTGAATaaattaactcaaaaaataatttatctttctaaataaagaagaaaaaggaaaaacaaggtTTAAATAATTCAGAATTATGATCTACTCGGTGTTCGCTGTTGTCTAAATTTTTAAGGACAATGCCTTTGCAGTTCTCTGGAAATTTTACAATTGTCCTATTTCATTATGATGGTCGGACTAGTGAATGGGATGAGTTTGAGTGGTCCAAAAGTGCGATTCATGTCAGTGCAAGGAAACAAACCAAATGGTGAGgtttcatcattattttttctttgctttgtgCATCGTATTCTGGTGATTGCCATGTTAGATTGAGAACTgttatttaaacatatttttctCCAAAGGTGGTATGCAAAACGATTTCTGCACCCTGACATTGTGGCTGAATATGACTACATATTTATCTGGGATGAAGACTTGGGAGTTGAACATTTTGATGCCGAGGAGTAAGCAAAAGCATTCTTCCTAAGCATATATGCTACCCCAAAGCCAATCATAAAGCAAATCCATCTATTACCTCCCCTTTTCAGGTATATTAAACTGGTGAGGAAGCATGGTTTGGAGATTTCACAGCCTGGTTTAGAACCGAACAAAGGCTTGACTTGGCAAATGACGAAAAGAAGAGGGGACCGTGAAGTCCATAAGTGAGCTTTGCTACGCTTTGTCGCAATCCTTTCTGATGGTTCTTACCATAGTTCATATTTTCTTGATCATTGATTTTATCGTGATACTAACGCTATCTTTTTTGACAGGGAAACAGAAGAGAAACCCGGCTGGTGTGCAGATCCTCATTTGCCGCCATGTGCTGCGTAAGAGACCTTCTTGGCCTTTTTTCCAAATTCTTACAGCTTATCTACACATCATGCCTTACAACCATAATCAATATTTAGGTTCGTTGAGATAATGGCACCTGTTTTTTCTCGAGATGCCTGGCGCTGTGTATGGCATATGATTCAGGTAGTACACAATTTACGCCGAATAATTCTGAAATCTCTGTACTCATGGAGGAGTATTTATACCACTGTATATTTTTCATTGCAGAATGACTTGGTTCATGGTTGGGGACTTGATTTTGCTGTAAGAAAATGCGTGGAGGTGATGTAGCATTCTATAACTATATTCCTTAACGGTTATCCATAACTTTGTACATTATCATAATTTCTTGCTAAAAAATTGCCCTTTTCTTTGATTACTTGGAAAAGCCGGCTCATGAGAAGATCGGCGTGGTAGATTCTCAGTGGATCGTTCATCAAGTGGTTCCATCACTCGGGAACCAGGTAAGAGAAGACAAACTGCTTAATCTTATGCATTGACACAATTCCCCGGCTCTCTGCTgctcatctttttctttgtcattAAACAGGGACATGCAGAGAACGGCAAAGCTCCATGGGAAGGGGTATGTTAACAATATCAAGATCCAAGACTCATAATTCAGATTTTGGTGCTGATATTACTCTCATTTTGCCGTTTCAGGTGAGGGAACGATGCAGAAAAGAATGGGGAATCTTTCAAAACCGAATGGCCGAAGCAGAAAAAACCTACAGAGAAAAGGGTATTGGTTCATTGAATTCAACTTCTCTGTAGAATGCTGTATACTTGTATGGTGCAAATAACATGTGTAGATTTGACGGTGATACAATATATTTGTAGCTTTCGTTTAGGTTTTCTGTTTCCTCG
This window harbors:
- the LOC120258924 gene encoding uncharacterized protein LOC120258924 isoform X2 — its product is MAKSGPAGRRKPNESMRLITTTIIGVVFGFFIGISFPPVNITKLHFPSSILSSIEDRNSGITTQALLNHVWTSANTHDSNDPDWNNVENLKIYVPTNPRGAERLPPNIIVTESDLYPRRLWGIPSEDLPMKQKYLVTFTVGYDQKNNIDAAVKKFSGNFTIVLFHYDGRTSEWDEFEWSKSAIHVSARKQTKWWYAKRFLHPDIVAEYDYIFIWDEDLGVEHFDAEEYIKLVRKHGLEISQPGLEPNKGLTWQMTKRRGDREVHKETEEKPGWCADPHLPPCAAFVEIMAPVFSRDAWRCVWHMIQNDLVHGWGLDFAVRKCVEPAHEKIGVVDSQWIVHQVVPSLGNQGHAENGKAPWEGVRERCRKEWGIFQNRMAEAEKTYREKGIGSLNSTSL
- the LOC120258924 gene encoding uncharacterized protein LOC120258924 isoform X1, whose protein sequence is MAKSGPAGRSVFSRKPNESMRLITTTIIGVVFGFFIGISFPPVNITKLHFPSSILSSIEDRNSGITTQALLNHVWTSANTHDSNDPDWNNVENLKIYVPTNPRGAERLPPNIIVTESDLYPRRLWGIPSEDLPMKQKYLVTFTVGYDQKNNIDAAVKKFSGNFTIVLFHYDGRTSEWDEFEWSKSAIHVSARKQTKWWYAKRFLHPDIVAEYDYIFIWDEDLGVEHFDAEEYIKLVRKHGLEISQPGLEPNKGLTWQMTKRRGDREVHKETEEKPGWCADPHLPPCAAFVEIMAPVFSRDAWRCVWHMIQNDLVHGWGLDFAVRKCVEPAHEKIGVVDSQWIVHQVVPSLGNQGHAENGKAPWEGVRERCRKEWGIFQNRMAEAEKTYREKGIGSLNSTSL